Genomic window (Daucus carota subsp. sativus chromosome 5, DH1 v3.0, whole genome shotgun sequence):
TTTGCTGTTTCTTCAAAGCATCTTTAGTGAGGAGTTTAACAAatgtattttaaaagaaaaagaacctTTTGTCGCttttttattatcttcataATGATGATCAAAGGGAGAGACTTGAATTAAATCACCAAAAGCTAGCATTTGAATGCAATAAATTATAGACATGACTCAGAGAAGAAAAAGAATGTAAAGATCAAAATCATTCAATGAACCTGACAAACTCTTGCAATCCTTAGTTTACTGTAACAAATAGAAACTGAAAAGCTTATTATATAGCATTTGACAAATTCTAAAGTAGCCAAGAATCACACTGTTTCAGCACAAAGTCAACAAATTAACTGATTTTGGAGATTACAACGAGACAAGTGGTACccaaataaaatagaaacagATGCATCTGTATGATTATTCTAATTCTAAAAGCAAGCACCTGCAGTAGTTAGAAATAAGACATACATTTTCCAGTAGTTTCAGAATATATTCTTTCTCCTTGTGCAACTGCTGCACCTCGCAACGAAGATAATCATGTTTCAACAGAAGTAGCCACTTCTCTGCAGATATCTTCACACTCTTAGAATCAGATCTTTGAACTTCCAAAGCAGGAAAAGATTCAAGTGAAGCCTGTATAGAAAAGTAAGCACATGTTACCAGTAAAGTATTATAAACCTAACTGTAAGAAGAAGTACTTCTCTAAATATGCATACATATTCCAGCAGCTTGTTAAGATACTTCTTCTCTCTCAGCAACTCCTGCACCATACCATGAAGGGAATGATTTTCTAAAAGCAGCAGTCTCCCAATTGCAGCCATCTGCTCATTCAGCAAATTAAACTCACAGgcgatttttttctttttctcaacAATCCTGTAAAAGGTAGAGGGGCAAAAAGAGCTAGAATAAATCATTTACTCCTTCCGGTCCTGAAAACTATGAAAAAGATCGAGATTCGAGAACAGAAAAAGGGGGAGAACAGTAAATTTGGAAATTAATTAATGacaaatcaaattaatttaagcATGAAAAGTGACCAAGTAGAAACAGTCATCCAACAGTTTGACCTTATTAAAAAGATTTACATGAACTTCGCAAATTATAGTTGATAAACAAACTCATAAATCATACCAAGCAATGATAGTCATTCCTGAACCAAAAAAACTTTACCTAAACAGACTGAATAACATATACAAAGCAAGGATGGTCATTGTTGAAACAAAAACCCTTACCTGCGGGTTTCAAACCAGACATGGATCTGCTGCGAGTCAAGGTTAGAAAGAACAGCATTCTCACGAATCATTGCAATCCTCATATCATGACTTGGTTTCTGACACTCCACAAACAATTGCTCAAGAACCGACACCTGATCAGCTGAGTACTGCATAACCTTGTCCCAAATTTCTTGAATCTCGCCATTGCATGTGCTATAGTTCCCAAAACCATGATCTCCCTGCATCTCCATTTTGAACCTTAAACTCAAATTTACAGCTACGGAATGGGTGGATATCTAGAGGTAAAGCTTAAAACTGAAGTAGTAAATTATAAACCAACTGCTGGTTTATATGAAACTGCCTGG
Coding sequences:
- the LOC108220162 gene encoding homeobox-leucine zipper protein HOX32 isoform X2: MEMQGDHGFGNYSTCNGEIQEIWDKVMQYSADQVSVLEQLFVECQKPSHDMRIAMIRENAVLSNLDSQQIHVWFETRRIVEKKKKIACEFNLLNEQMAAIGRLLLLENHSLHGMVQELLREKKYLNKLLEYASLESFPALEVQRSDSKSVKISAEKWLLLLKHDYLRCEVQQLHKEKEYILKLLENVSNSESIVNSYLSWPAAARTSNGNSSVPSTQGHQAGSSGI
- the LOC108220162 gene encoding homeobox-leucine zipper protein HOX32 isoform X1; the protein is MLLEAVLTDCSFAKNKLGDHGFGNYSTCNGEIQEIWDKVMQYSADQVSVLEQLFVECQKPSHDMRIAMIRENAVLSNLDSQQIHVWFETRRIVEKKKKIACEFNLLNEQMAAIGRLLLLENHSLHGMVQELLREKKYLNKLLEYASLESFPALEVQRSDSKSVKISAEKWLLLLKHDYLRCEVQQLHKEKEYILKLLENVSNSESIVNSYLSWPAAARTSNGNSSVPSTQGHQAGSSGI